A stretch of DNA from Triticum dicoccoides isolate Atlit2015 ecotype Zavitan chromosome 2A, WEW_v2.0, whole genome shotgun sequence:
NNNNNNNNNNNNNNNNNNNNNNNNNNNNNNNNNNNNNNNNNNNNNNNNNNNNNNNNNNNNNNNNNNNNNNNNNNNNNNNNNNNNNNNNNNNNNNNNNNNNNNNNNNNNNNNNNNNNNNNNNNNNNNNNNNNNNNNNNNNNNNNNNNNNNNNNNNNNNNNNNNNNNNtccgccaccgccaccaccgtaCCCACCTCCGTAGCCGCCAGATCCGTCCCCGCCGCGGCCGCCGAAGCCCCCGCCGCCGCGAGATCCGCCACCGCCACGGGATCCGAAGCCgccccagccaccgccgccgcccgcgccgccctgcACGAAGGATCCGTCGGGGCCGGTGACGTCGACGGCCTTGGTGCGGTCGACGGCCTTGGTGCGGCCGTCGTCGCCCTCCGAGACGGCGAACTCGACGACCTCGCCCTCGGCCAGCGAGCGGAAGCCGTCGGCCTTGAGGAGGAAGACGCCAGCGGGGCCAAGGGCGGCGCGCCAGCGCCCGAGTTCTCGCGGAAGTTCCGCTGCCTCCGCGACGCCATCGCCTCGCAGGTGCACGCCGCCAGCCGTGCCCTGGGCGAGGACTGCGACGCCGAGGGGCTCGGCGGAGGGCTTGGAAGGTAACGCAAGGGAGAAATGAGAAGTGCGGTGTAGTACGAGTTGATTACTGCTAAGGCCAGGGTGGTAATTGCAAAATGTGCTGCGCTGACCGGCTCTGCTGACTAGGCTCCACTTGTCGTCGTCTGATTGGCTAGGACTAAATTtgcacattgggtgcaagttgtgagACTCAATAGTTGGCTTTTGCAAGTTTGGAACCAAATCGTCACATCTAGGACAAGTTGTGGGACTCCCGGTGCTATTACCTCTAAGAAGAATGTTATCAAAATGATATAGGACTCGACAAGCTGCTATAGAATATAAGTAGATGCAGCGCAAAGGAATTCAATGTAGGAGTATAATACTCGTATAGTCGTGTCTGTCTGCTGTGGTGTCTATCCACAAGCTCGTTTCGCTGTGTGCGCGCACACGAACTGGCACTGGTGGCCATTGGGGTGCAGCGGCAGgcaggcgcacagaggatcatgcaGGTGCGTGCGATCGGGACGAAGCCCGGCCGGTGGGATCACAATAGTGGCGTCGTGGGCAACGGCAGCACTACCTACCGGCCACCTAGCAAGCCAGGCCTGGCCTGCAGCAGCAGCACTGGAGACGGGGCGGGCTACGGGTCTCATGTGTCATGAGAGCCGTCACGTCAAGTCGTCCATTCGATTCAGAGCTCGAACTGTTCCGCCGTACCTTCTGCACTATCGGGGATTGCACTCACTCGCGTTCGCGCCGCACATGATTAGATCTTGTTTTCTGGATAATCTTCTCGCTGAACGTTCAGTAGAAAGCCTTACAGCGCTAACGCTCTTGTGCTATCTATGCAATTGCACGGGCAGGTGTGTCGTTCACTACTAAAAAGGTGACCGGCGTCGAGCAGTTTTTTAGCCAATCCTGATGGAGGTTGACTACTAATCATGCTGCGCGGCAACGTTACAGCGATTTTGGGAATTTTAGAGAATTTCTTCTAGGCTAGaattatatttttcttctgttaaTTATTTTATTTTTACACGGGATTATAATTTACCTGCTTCCTGCCCTATGCTTTAAAAAGTTTTTTTCTGACATGATATAGAAAAAGTTTTTGGATAACAAGGAAGTGAGAAATGGGCATTCTGTTCGTACCAGATGGTTTTCAAAACCAACGAGTCCATAAATCTAAATAAGAGCTAGTGGTTTTGGGACTCCCAAATCTTCCAAAGTACGGATAGTAGCACTTTTTCGTGAATATGCAAAGTTTGCATTTCTTTTCATTGATAGAAAGAAAGATAATGAGTACAGTTAAGGATCCAACACATGCCACGAATGCAAAAGGCGTGAATATGGTGCCTAGGGCAGAGCGAAAAGGGATGCTCGACCCAAACGGAGAAAACAACATAGCTAAACCCACCATGCCCCAAGCAAGAGAGG
This window harbors:
- the LOC119357878 gene encoding glycine-rich protein 2-like, which codes for MCKFSPSQSDDDKWSLVSRAGQRSTFCNYHPGLSSNQLVLHRTSHFSLALPSKPSAEPLGVAVLAQGTAGGVHLRGDGVAEAAELPRELGRWRAALGPAGVFLLKADGFRSLAEGEVVEFAVSEGDDGRTKAVDRTKAVDVTGPDGSFVQGGAGGGGGWGGFGSRGGGGSRGGGGFGGRGGDGSGGYGGGYGGGGGGXXXXGGGGGYGGGGGNCYNCGEPGHIARDCPTSSGFGGGGGGRFGGGGGGGGDRSCYN